The Mechercharimyces sp. CAU 1602 genome includes a region encoding these proteins:
- a CDS encoding GMC family oxidoreductase translates to MKRKYGQDEVDVLIVGAGAAGGVLAKELSEAGMSVVVLDAGPMRDPQEDFVSDELAMKKLAWQDTRLVAGLNPLTMGENNSGRGVGGGTVHFTGVFLRFHDSDFRTRTIDGVGEDWPLTYDELAPYYDRIEKEIAISGPHHFPWGNFHGPYPFPEREPLSPNAELFQKGCEKLSIPTVVTPLAILSAPFQGRPPCINRGFCNQGCMPNAKFSTLIVHIPLAIKAGAEVLPNCTVTQIMMNKEGRTTGVEFIYKGKSYQQKARLVILSAFVIETPRLLLHSANAQFPDGLANHSGWVGKAIMPHSSHDVYGKFDMEVRLYKGTPVLATTQEYYKTDLARGFTRGYTLHAHGARPMEFASGITHSQSGFLWGENLRQALLDYNHYGRITLVGEVLPAEQNRVTLAEEKDEHGVPRAKVSFQYGENDKRLIAHAVTMMKEIIQAAGGWPHFVVPDTAHLMGGCRMGDDPATSVVNSFGQTHDIPNLFICDASTFVTSGGGNPTETVMALALRSADHIKEKAKKGDLGM, encoded by the coding sequence ATGAAACGGAAGTATGGACAAGATGAAGTAGATGTCCTTATCGTTGGCGCTGGGGCCGCAGGTGGAGTGCTTGCCAAAGAGTTGAGCGAGGCGGGGATGTCTGTCGTTGTACTGGATGCTGGTCCGATGCGGGATCCACAAGAAGATTTTGTCAGCGATGAATTAGCGATGAAAAAGCTAGCTTGGCAAGATACACGCCTCGTTGCCGGGCTTAATCCACTCACCATGGGGGAAAACAATAGTGGACGGGGTGTAGGTGGAGGCACGGTTCACTTCACCGGGGTTTTCCTTCGTTTTCACGATTCCGACTTCCGCACGCGCACCATTGATGGCGTAGGGGAGGACTGGCCGCTCACATACGATGAGCTCGCCCCTTATTACGATCGCATTGAAAAAGAGATTGCCATCTCTGGCCCCCACCATTTTCCCTGGGGGAATTTTCACGGCCCTTATCCTTTTCCTGAACGTGAGCCCCTCAGCCCAAATGCGGAATTGTTTCAAAAAGGGTGTGAGAAACTATCCATTCCAACAGTAGTAACTCCACTCGCCATCTTATCTGCTCCCTTTCAAGGCAGACCACCCTGTATCAATCGTGGATTTTGTAACCAGGGATGCATGCCCAATGCTAAATTTAGCACCTTGATCGTACACATCCCACTAGCGATCAAAGCTGGTGCTGAAGTATTGCCCAACTGTACCGTGACGCAAATCATGATGAATAAAGAAGGACGGACAACGGGAGTCGAATTTATTTACAAAGGAAAGTCTTATCAACAAAAAGCTCGGCTCGTCATCTTGTCCGCTTTTGTGATAGAAACCCCGCGCCTTCTCCTTCATTCTGCCAATGCCCAGTTTCCCGATGGCCTTGCTAATCACAGTGGGTGGGTGGGTAAAGCTATCATGCCGCACAGCAGTCACGATGTGTATGGTAAGTTCGATATGGAAGTACGCCTCTACAAGGGGACACCTGTTCTTGCCACCACACAAGAGTACTATAAAACGGATCTTGCTCGAGGATTTACACGGGGATATACGCTTCATGCCCATGGCGCACGCCCCATGGAGTTTGCCAGTGGGATCACCCATTCGCAAAGTGGATTTCTATGGGGAGAAAACTTACGGCAAGCACTGCTCGACTATAACCATTATGGACGTATCACCTTAGTAGGAGAAGTTCTGCCAGCAGAACAAAATAGGGTAACCTTAGCGGAAGAGAAAGATGAGCATGGCGTACCTCGCGCCAAGGTCTCCTTTCAATACGGTGAGAACGACAAACGCTTAATTGCCCACGCCGTCACGATGATGAAAGAGATCATTCAAGCAGCAGGGGGCTGGCCCCACTTTGTCGTTCCCGATACGGCTCATTTGATGGGGGGATGTCGCATGGGTGACGATCCTGCTACCTCCGTGGTCAACTCCTTTGGTCAAACGCATGATATCCCCAACTTGTTCATCTGCGATGCGAGTACGTTTGTCACTTCCGGAGGTGGAAATCCAACGGAAACTGTAATGGCATTAGCTCTGCGCTCAGCAGATCACATTAAAGAAAAAGCAAAAAAAGGGGATTTAGGTATGTAA
- a CDS encoding SBBP repeat-containing protein: MNPIIVLYSTYLGGSSADCGNAITSDEAGFTYITGLTDSTNFPVTSGAFQTIFPDACSVFVAKLNQSGSGIVYATYLGGERAVNIGSAIAVDDENCAYVTGETGSTQFPVSTNAFQSQYPGGDASAFVSKLNATGTSLVFSSYLGGNQNDFGNGIAVDKEKATYVTGITASSNFPVTSSSLQTQFSGGGFDAYVTKINQAGRSLLYSTFLGGTKEDFGFAIALDENGSAYITGETCSTNFPTTTGAFQTQFAGQGNSNAFVSKIDATGSQFNYSSFLGGTSRDYGAGIAVDVTGAAYVTGGTQSGNFPISSSAFQTQLNAIESAFVTKVNPNGSQLAYSSFLGGTFVNEGNGIQVDAQGQAWVTGSTESIDFPVTPTAFQRTQRGDTSAFLSQVNLTGSKLLYSTYIGGSRVTMGRGVGIDSMGSAYVTGDTTSTNFPTTPGALEETFQSAIDTPDAYVIKIGTFTPVGITGATGATGEQGMRGPRGARGVRGESGSGR, translated from the coding sequence TTGAATCCGATCATCGTCCTTTACTCCACCTATCTCGGGGGAAGCTCGGCTGACTGTGGAAATGCCATCACTTCCGACGAAGCCGGTTTCACCTATATCACAGGGTTGACAGATAGCACAAACTTTCCCGTCACATCCGGCGCTTTTCAAACCATTTTTCCTGACGCTTGTAGTGTCTTTGTAGCCAAGTTAAATCAATCCGGTTCAGGGATCGTTTACGCCACCTATCTCGGGGGTGAAAGAGCAGTAAATATAGGGAGTGCGATCGCTGTCGACGATGAGAACTGTGCCTATGTAACTGGGGAAACAGGCTCAACTCAATTTCCTGTATCGACAAATGCCTTCCAGTCACAATACCCTGGCGGCGACGCCTCTGCTTTTGTCAGTAAGCTTAATGCAACAGGTACCTCCCTCGTCTTCTCCAGTTACTTAGGTGGAAATCAAAATGACTTTGGTAACGGGATCGCAGTGGATAAAGAGAAAGCCACTTATGTGACTGGCATAACGGCATCATCAAATTTTCCAGTCACGAGTTCCTCCCTGCAAACCCAGTTTAGCGGTGGCGGGTTTGATGCTTATGTAACAAAGATCAATCAGGCAGGCCGCTCCCTTCTTTACTCCACCTTTCTCGGTGGAACGAAAGAAGACTTTGGTTTCGCGATCGCTCTCGATGAAAATGGATCAGCCTATATAACTGGGGAAACATGCTCCACCAACTTCCCTACCACGACAGGTGCGTTTCAAACGCAATTTGCAGGACAAGGAAATTCCAATGCTTTTGTCAGTAAAATAGATGCCACGGGTTCCCAATTCAACTATTCTTCATTCCTCGGGGGAACAAGCCGAGATTACGGAGCGGGAATCGCTGTCGATGTTACAGGGGCCGCCTATGTAACCGGTGGCACTCAATCTGGTAACTTCCCCATCTCCTCCTCAGCGTTTCAAACGCAATTGAATGCAATTGAAAGTGCGTTTGTCACCAAAGTAAACCCTAACGGATCTCAACTCGCCTACTCCTCCTTTCTAGGAGGAACCTTTGTAAATGAAGGGAACGGTATCCAAGTGGATGCGCAGGGGCAAGCATGGGTGACAGGATCGACAGAATCAATCGATTTCCCCGTTACCCCTACAGCCTTTCAGCGAACACAACGGGGGGACACCAGTGCCTTTCTCTCTCAAGTGAATCTAACGGGAAGTAAATTGCTCTACTCCACCTATATCGGCGGTTCCCGAGTCACGATGGGAAGAGGGGTTGGGATTGATAGCATGGGCTCCGCTTATGTAACAGGCGATACCACCTCCACTAACTTTCCTACCACACCTGGTGCCCTAGAAGAAACGTTTCAAAGTGCCATTGATACTCCTGACGCTTATGTAATCAAAATAGGAACCTTTACACCTGTTGGAATAACAGGTGCCACTGGTGCCACTGGCGAACAAGGGATGCGTGGTCCACGGGGAGCACGGGGGGTGAGAGGAGAGAGTGGAAGCGGGAGATAA
- a CDS encoding SBBP repeat-containing protein gives MKKKATLQLPPLYILQHNHLRLLCYKNHVVFQTGISTSSTPELSLHFHKPADSLCSSPVREKNYITYPQLWQKIDARFYLDSEHFKYEFIVHPGANPNHIRLSYFGVTSYTLHSDGELMLLTPAGYWHEKKPISFQRVTNDEALTIPTSFVLHPDKTIGFLLEDYHSDLPLIIDPIVFYSTYLGGMRVDEATDIAVDQSESAYVTGFTESDNFPITSGAFQTILAGDFSIFVTKFNQTGSSLVYSTFIGGNIFDGANAITLDDIGAAYVTGETSSTDYPVTSGALQTTVGGSFVTKLSPDGSSLLYSTYFGGPSFITQGCDILTDSAGNAYLTGTAGENFTVTSGAFQTILKGPRDAFISKLNATGNSLIYSTLLGGGGLNVVNEGSAIALDKSGNVFVTGSTSSTLFPVTSQAFQTINPSSSPFSNSVFVTKLNAEGTSLLYSTYLGGELEDNGTGIAIDPFGSAYITGETASRNFPTTAGAFQRENESSAAFITKFSPSGSRLVYSTFLGDSSVGVDIVLDRFFNAWIVGFVGVDNFPVTDNAFQRVREGNFTNIFLTHLNFAGSGLLFSTLYGGSSENMGAAIALDSAQRVYVTGPTTSANFPITPGAFQSQYRSDIATEDSFVFKVGSLMPVGPTGASGATGAQGKRGPRGARGPRGAGGDIIES, from the coding sequence TTGAAGAAAAAAGCAACACTTCAACTCCCCCCTCTCTATATACTTCAACATAACCATCTTCGGCTTCTCTGTTACAAAAACCATGTGGTATTCCAGACGGGCATTTCCACCTCATCAACCCCAGAGCTATCCTTACACTTTCATAAACCTGCTGATTCTCTCTGTTCATCTCCCGTACGAGAAAAAAATTACATCACCTACCCTCAACTTTGGCAGAAGATTGACGCTCGCTTTTATTTAGATTCAGAACATTTTAAATATGAATTTATTGTTCATCCAGGAGCCAATCCCAATCACATTCGACTTTCTTACTTCGGAGTAACCTCATATACTCTCCACTCGGATGGGGAACTAATGCTTCTCACCCCTGCAGGATATTGGCATGAAAAAAAACCTATCAGCTTTCAAAGAGTCACAAATGATGAGGCACTCACTATCCCCACATCGTTTGTTCTTCATCCTGACAAAACAATCGGCTTTCTCTTAGAAGATTATCATTCCGATCTCCCGCTCATCATTGATCCGATCGTGTTTTACTCTACTTATCTGGGTGGAATGCGGGTGGATGAGGCTACCGATATTGCCGTTGACCAGTCAGAATCCGCATATGTAACAGGGTTTACTGAATCGGATAATTTCCCGATCACTTCGGGTGCCTTTCAAACAATCTTAGCAGGAGATTTTAGCATCTTTGTCACAAAGTTTAACCAAACTGGAAGCTCACTCGTCTACTCTACTTTTATCGGGGGCAATATTTTTGACGGCGCCAACGCCATAACCCTCGATGATATTGGAGCTGCCTATGTAACTGGCGAGACCAGTTCCACTGATTACCCTGTCACTTCAGGAGCACTCCAAACTACTGTGGGGGGATCGTTTGTTACAAAGCTCTCTCCTGACGGCTCTTCTCTCCTTTACTCCACTTATTTTGGCGGTCCAAGTTTCATCACACAGGGATGCGACATCCTCACTGATAGTGCAGGCAACGCCTATCTAACTGGGACCGCAGGTGAGAATTTCACCGTTACCAGCGGTGCCTTCCAAACCATCCTCAAAGGTCCGCGTGACGCCTTTATAAGTAAGTTAAACGCGACGGGAAACTCGCTCATCTACTCTACCTTACTCGGAGGAGGCGGACTTAATGTAGTTAACGAAGGGTCAGCCATCGCGCTTGACAAGTCTGGTAATGTTTTTGTGACCGGTAGTACCAGTTCCACTCTTTTTCCTGTTACCAGCCAAGCCTTTCAAACGATCAATCCCTCCTCTTCTCCCTTCTCCAACTCTGTTTTTGTGACCAAGTTAAATGCTGAGGGAACATCACTTCTCTATTCCACTTACCTTGGAGGAGAATTAGAGGATAATGGGACAGGGATTGCGATCGATCCTTTCGGTTCCGCTTATATAACCGGTGAAACGGCATCCCGAAACTTCCCCACTACCGCAGGTGCGTTTCAAAGAGAAAATGAAAGTTCAGCCGCCTTCATCACAAAATTTTCCCCTAGCGGATCCAGATTAGTTTACTCAACCTTTCTTGGTGACAGCAGTGTAGGTGTTGATATTGTATTGGATCGTTTTTTCAACGCTTGGATAGTAGGCTTTGTAGGTGTAGACAATTTTCCTGTTACCGATAATGCCTTCCAGCGAGTACGTGAAGGTAACTTTACGAATATATTTCTCACCCATCTCAACTTTGCAGGTTCTGGCTTGCTTTTTTCCACTCTCTATGGGGGAAGCTCCGAAAATATGGGAGCGGCCATCGCTCTTGACTCTGCACAACGAGTCTACGTTACAGGACCTACCACTTCCGCTAATTTTCCCATCACACCCGGTGCCTTTCAAAGTCAATATCGGTCTGATATTGCCACAGAAGATTCTTTTGTTTTCAAAGTTGGCTCGCTCATGCCTGTAGGGCCGACAGGTGCAAGCGGAGCAACAGGAGCCCAAGGGAAACGCGGCCCACGGGGAGCACGCGGCCCACGCGGAGCAGGTGGGGATATTATTGAGTCTTAA
- a CDS encoding SBBP repeat-containing protein, giving the protein MITTTARQIPNERNLDIRGADNLLSSQPFPTIDAAHSYPVTSHSSFRCVFHPEYVTLLFPTTTTTLQLRFLAPNPEVILTNSSNLSENPFASATEILYHDLWPGITARFHVTNRRLKYEFIVSPRADLDDICLSYHGADHLYLHPSGDLHLYTAHGMLVEKKPVSFQPPHKTEINTCFSLDNKQQIRFVLEEEVDRSLPLVIDPVIFYSTYLGGRGSDTGMGIAVDRSGFSYVTGSTQSRNFPVTSGSFQTSYPGGTFSTFVTKINQSGTSLVYSTFLGGRESDVANAIRVNSDGEAYVTGVTSSTNFPITSGAFQTIFDSIDSLAFVTKLTATGSSLLFSTYLGGDNSNVGQGIALDQQGFSYVAGTTASDNFPVTSGAFQTQQTGSFSAFVTKLNLTGTSLLYSTYLGGSEVDEGFALTVDNNGSAYVTGETCSPDFPVTSSAFQTIFGGGLEDAFITKLHPSGRSLVYSSYLGGSSRDIGVAIAIDPAGSAYITGGTESDNFPVTSGAFQSIASGFETAFITKVNPTGTALSYSTLLGGSGTEQGNGIAVDSFGNAWIAGDTESDNFPVTADAFQNQLMGITDAFFSLVSYAGTGLLFSTYYGGSNTDQSFALAIDPQDRIYATGQTESPNFPITPGAFQSMFDSAPTTTDAFVVKIGFDSPPGVTGATGPTGAVGPRGPRGARGARGKSNNEEGV; this is encoded by the coding sequence ATGATTACGACAACAGCAAGGCAGATCCCTAATGAGCGCAACCTTGACATCAGAGGTGCAGACAATCTACTTTCCTCCCAGCCCTTTCCTACTATAGATGCTGCGCACTCTTATCCAGTCACATCTCACTCTTCATTTCGATGTGTCTTCCATCCCGAGTACGTCACCTTACTGTTTCCGACAACGACAACCACACTTCAACTTCGCTTTCTCGCCCCCAACCCTGAAGTCATCCTGACAAACTCATCCAATCTATCCGAAAATCCCTTCGCATCTGCTACTGAGATCTTGTACCACGATCTATGGCCTGGTATTACAGCTCGCTTCCATGTAACAAACAGACGACTAAAATACGAGTTTATCGTAAGTCCTCGTGCCGATCTTGACGATATTTGCCTTTCCTACCACGGTGCTGATCACCTCTACCTTCACCCCTCGGGTGATCTTCATCTCTATACGGCCCATGGCATGCTCGTAGAAAAAAAACCGGTAAGTTTCCAACCCCCTCATAAGACGGAGATCAACACCTGCTTCAGCCTAGATAACAAACAGCAGATTCGCTTTGTTCTAGAGGAGGAAGTGGATCGTTCCCTGCCACTAGTGATCGACCCAGTCATCTTTTACTCCACCTATCTAGGGGGGAGGGGTAGCGATACTGGAATGGGAATCGCCGTCGATCGCTCTGGATTTTCTTATGTAACAGGGAGCACCCAGTCCCGAAATTTCCCTGTCACTAGTGGTTCATTCCAAACCTCCTATCCTGGGGGAACGTTTAGTACATTTGTCACAAAAATAAATCAAAGCGGCACCTCACTCGTCTATTCCACATTCCTCGGGGGGAGAGAAAGTGATGTAGCAAACGCTATCCGTGTCAATTCCGATGGAGAAGCATATGTTACGGGAGTTACCAGCTCTACGAATTTCCCCATTACTTCAGGTGCCTTTCAAACCATCTTCGACAGTATTGACTCTTTAGCTTTCGTCACAAAGCTTACTGCCACCGGCTCTTCTCTTCTCTTTTCCACCTACCTCGGCGGAGATAATAGCAATGTGGGTCAGGGAATCGCACTGGATCAACAAGGATTTTCTTATGTAGCCGGCACAACTGCCTCTGACAATTTCCCTGTGACCAGCGGCGCCTTCCAAACACAACAAACGGGTTCTTTTAGTGCTTTCGTCACCAAACTAAACTTGACTGGAACTTCCCTCCTCTATTCCACCTACCTAGGTGGAAGTGAAGTTGATGAAGGCTTTGCTCTCACCGTGGATAACAATGGGTCTGCCTATGTCACTGGGGAAACCTGTTCTCCTGATTTCCCCGTCACCTCATCCGCCTTTCAAACAATCTTTGGGGGTGGACTAGAAGATGCCTTTATCACAAAGTTACATCCCAGCGGTCGTTCATTGGTCTATTCCAGTTACCTAGGTGGCTCTTCACGTGACATTGGCGTTGCCATCGCCATCGATCCAGCCGGATCTGCTTATATAACGGGAGGAACGGAATCGGATAACTTCCCTGTGACCAGCGGTGCCTTTCAATCCATCGCTAGCGGATTTGAAACTGCTTTTATTACGAAAGTTAATCCCACTGGGACCGCCCTCTCTTATTCCACTCTCCTCGGGGGAAGCGGCACAGAACAAGGAAATGGAATTGCTGTAGACTCCTTTGGCAATGCATGGATCGCCGGGGATACCGAATCGGATAACTTCCCAGTTACAGCCGATGCGTTTCAAAATCAATTGATGGGAATAACCGATGCTTTTTTTTCTCTGGTTAGCTATGCAGGCACCGGGCTTCTGTTCTCTACCTACTATGGGGGATCTAACACTGACCAATCTTTTGCACTGGCAATTGATCCCCAAGATCGTATTTATGCGACGGGACAGACCGAATCTCCTAACTTCCCTATAACTCCGGGGGCCTTTCAATCCATGTTTGACTCTGCCCCTACCACTACGGATGCGTTTGTCGTCAAAATAGGTTTTGACTCCCCTCCAGGGGTAACAGGTGCCACCGGTCCTACAGGCGCTGTCGGTCCTCGCGGCCCTCGTGGAGCGCGAGGGGCACGCGGAAAGTCTAATAATGAGGAAGGGGTATAG
- a CDS encoding SBBP repeat-containing protein: MNIFFSTFLGGFESDCGLGIAVDRSNFSYITGSTNSSDFPITSGAFQTIYPGGQFSIFLSKMNPTGTSLVYSTFLGGNMSDIANSISIDREEAVYLTGVTDSSNFPVTSGAFQTRVNDIDAFVTKISPTGDSLLYSTFLGGSNFDSANGIAVDTEGFAYLTGFTASNNFPTTSGALQTGLKGSTSAFVSKLNPTGTTLSYSTYLGGNGMDNGESIVLNDAGEAFLTGFTSSTDFPITTNAIQTQFAGGSEDAFISKINATATSLLYSTYLGGRSSDIGVSITIDSTGAAYVTGGTGSSNFPITSGAFQTQLATIISGQNAFVSKLNPTGSQLIYSTFLGGNRVDQGNGIVLDSFGNAWIAGDTESTNFPVTSDAFQLRLLGITSAFFTQLSFAGTGVLYSTYYGGSIVDRSTAVAIDRQQRIYATGETDSSDFPITPGAFQSQLRTSRTSGDAFVVKLGPVIATGTTGPTGATGPTGPRGPRGARGPRGRTSAEETS; this comes from the coding sequence ATGAACATCTTTTTCTCCACCTTTCTCGGTGGATTTGAGAGTGATTGTGGATTGGGGATTGCGGTCGATCGCAGTAATTTCTCCTACATTACAGGTAGTACCAATTCATCAGATTTCCCTATCACTAGTGGCGCCTTTCAAACCATCTATCCAGGTGGACAGTTTAGTATCTTTCTTAGCAAAATGAACCCAACAGGTACTTCTCTTGTCTACTCCACCTTCTTGGGGGGCAATATGAGTGATATTGCCAATAGCATCAGCATCGATCGCGAAGAAGCCGTCTACTTAACAGGTGTGACCGACTCCTCTAATTTTCCTGTTACTTCTGGCGCTTTTCAAACACGGGTAAATGACATCGATGCGTTTGTGACAAAGATCTCTCCCACGGGTGACTCGTTACTCTATTCTACCTTTCTTGGGGGAAGTAATTTTGATAGTGCTAATGGCATTGCCGTTGATACTGAGGGGTTTGCTTATCTTACGGGTTTTACTGCTTCGAACAACTTTCCTACTACCAGCGGTGCGCTGCAAACGGGCTTAAAGGGAAGCACTAGCGCTTTCGTCAGTAAATTAAATCCCACTGGCACTACCCTTAGTTACTCCACTTATCTTGGTGGTAATGGCATGGATAATGGGGAGTCTATTGTGCTCAATGATGCTGGTGAGGCGTTCCTCACTGGCTTTACCTCATCAACCGATTTCCCCATTACAACAAATGCCATCCAAACCCAATTTGCTGGTGGTTCAGAGGATGCCTTCATCAGTAAAATAAATGCCACCGCTACTTCACTCCTCTACTCCACCTATTTAGGAGGGCGTAGCAGTGACATCGGGGTTAGTATTACGATCGACTCCACAGGTGCCGCTTATGTGACGGGAGGAACAGGATCCTCCAACTTTCCCATCACATCGGGTGCCTTCCAAACCCAACTGGCTACGATCATCAGTGGCCAAAATGCCTTTGTCAGCAAACTAAACCCCACTGGATCGCAACTCATCTATTCCACTTTTTTGGGTGGGAATCGCGTCGATCAAGGCAACGGAATTGTATTGGACTCATTTGGAAACGCATGGATCGCAGGAGATACCGAATCAACTAACTTTCCTGTAACTTCAGATGCCTTTCAGTTACGCTTGCTCGGTATTACAAGTGCCTTTTTCACTCAACTCAGTTTTGCGGGCACAGGTGTCCTCTACTCCACATACTATGGTGGATCGATCGTCGATCGATCCACTGCCGTCGCTATCGACCGGCAACAACGCATCTATGCTACCGGTGAAACTGACTCTAGCGACTTTCCTATCACTCCAGGAGCCTTTCAATCACAACTGCGCACCAGTCGGACTTCTGGCGATGCGTTTGTCGTCAAGCTAGGTCCTGTCATTGCCACCGGAACGACGGGTCCGACGGGAGCAACAGGCCCTACTGGACCGCGTGGACCGCGGGGGGCGCGCGGTCCACGCGGACGAACATCCGCAGAAGAGACATCCTAA